The Rhopalosiphum maidis isolate BTI-1 chromosome 4, ASM367621v3, whole genome shotgun sequence region aataaaaaatgtaagtatattatttattgtaagtctattattttcaataaaaaataataaagaacaacatttttaatttttttgaccaaattgattatttttagttattcaaatatatttgttggacgaatagagaaaaaaagtgtttgaataaaaattatataaaactatatttcctaaatgtgtatatgtaaaatgttCATTGGATCCTTCATTTCATTGTTCGAgtcacatttattaaatattatgataaaaaaacggtaatttactattatataatatatcaaaaaatgctAGGAtagaattacaataaaaattaagtcaaattaaatttcttattaaaaaggtaaagagttaatttaattcatatagttgacaattttattgttatacaataatattataatgttttaatattattgaagaaaattattattttgtagtatcCATTTTAGTAAagtcaattattataccttttaTTAGATACGATtaggtacaaatattatgagtgtataataattctacAAATATGGACATGATAAAATAAGTTGATTATGTACGTATTTCTCCATTATTGTAGAGTGTATGTTACTATGTTAGTGTAGTCCGACGTTGTcacattgtttaattttttaacaactctGATTTCGTTCtatatgtttaatagtttaatacttatttgtatttgCTATTCATTTTAAGACTAATAATGATTACTAGGATCATATACGTAACTAAAGCCATTAAATTGAGTGGACTCAAGCCTCAAGTccatagttaaaatgtttaacagaGATAATGGGTTATAAGACTACACCTTTACCGTTAATaaacaagaaaatatattaaaattatcaataaaaaaatacaatttcaataactTGATTGTTTTCAATTCCTATTTCATTTTAGGGGAGCTTAAGAGGTTGAAAGGTGGGCTAAGCCCAACCAAATCCTCTCTATTTACGTCTATGATTAGGATATTacgtgataaaatatatttagtcgaCCATTATACCAATTAGGCAATGAAATAACTGGAAGCAAATTACCGTCCAATATTCAAGTAGAATTAAgaactttatttttcaatctgCATTCTAATTCTACACGTTGTAAAACTTAATGTAAGAGATTGAGATAGTGTAAAGCATGATAGAAATTTCTATCATGGTGTAAAGTTTGTAATCAAAGAAGTGTTCATATTTTTGGAGAAAGTACGAATACCAACTAAAAcggataatatttgtattaataaagtagACTTGTTATACAATGAATGGAGAGAATTACAGACATGCAGGTTATTCTACATACGAGTATATCTGCaatgatacattattaaataggaatattcaaaaatctataaaaatttaaaagtattaagtttCGATACAATTGCGGTAAATATTGGTCAACTAAAtggtaaatgtatattatcggAAAaacttttggaaaaaaatgtatactacatgtactatatttatttcgctatgaattcaaattaatcaaaacaGAAGAGAAAGGGCTATGtaacatttcaatatttttgttcattgtATATATTGAAGCATGGTTTGATGCAACATTAGCTTAGACCGCACCTTATAATGatcttaattttactataaaaactttataactttaaaacaattgatgaaagtatatgaaaaatttcatttaattaacttaaaaatcatttatggtATTTAAGTCCTGAATCGGTTGTTTTAGCTTTTTTTGATATCGATATATCAGTCGaaacaaaaaagaataaatagttaataatcatttgtttgttatagttttaattaccaaatgaccatatttttttttatatatacgagtataatggcAAATttaccgtttttttttatcataatatttataatatttaataaatctgaCTCCAACAATGAAATGAAGGATCCAATGaacattttacatacatacattttgttcggaaatatagttttatattatttttattcaaacatttttttttttactctatttgtccaacaaatatatttgaataaataaaaattatcaatttggtcaaaaaaattaaaaattttgttctttattatttttcattgaaaacaatagacttacaataaataatatacttacattttttattgaaacttttacGTTCTACAATTTAAgctctatacattttttcgttaagtatcatatttatttagttaggtcaaaaaaataacaaaactacCCTTGTTGCCTATTTTCAACCTCCCGGGGGCACGGAAAGGGAGTGAATAGTCACGATCAAAattaaccaaaattattttcttatcacAATGAAAAAAGTGAGGGGGTCCTACATCAACAAtttcaaagttcaaaaataaagaCCACcctaatgtatacatatataaacaaaactcaaaaatttatattataggtaatttttttatttactccaTACGAATATTTTTGCTGAGTACACGAGCACGTATAACAGGCGCGGATTCAGGTGAGTGGTGCTATGCGTACTCGGGCACCACCTTCGTCTAAGCCACCAacaggtatattaaaattactccaAAAGAAGTTATTGGAGAATTATATGTGTAACAATATAtgtaagaaattaatattaatataatttttaagttaatatttaataaatactgatatttgaaaaaaagttagctctaataaaagtaaaaagtaaaaatgtgtaatattatttttttcgagcACTTCTTGTTAAAATTTAGTGGATCCGCGTctgacgtataatatataattttgatatagaaattatgttcaatgttTCAGTACtttcgatattattaatatatcttatattttcggTATtctgttttatacatttaaaatttaaaaatacgatataCCGGTATACAGTGCTAgatagtaatatttacatcCTACAtgttacagtaaaaaataaaaaaataataaaaatcaacatgcataatttattcaatataggtactaaatagataacaaatttaataattgtttttgatataaaaaatcgtaaaattcgtttacttatacagttatattagAGACTCAGAGGAGCTTAAATTGGTTTATCCATCGTTATTACCAATAGCAGTTTGGGAATTTCCCTGGTTGTAAAACCTTTTTTCACGGGAGCCGTTTGGGATGCGCCGTTGTACATTTATCATTTGCGTagtaataaatgcaattataaatCTCCAACTGGTAGGTAATAGGCTACTATTCTAAAAAATGGTTTAAGAGATAACCTTAGAATGTAATTATACCATAGGTGCGAGTAGATTTTAGTCGCAGTTATAGTATGTGACTACAGACTAATACGTTAATATTTCAGTAAAGGATTTGATTTGTTAGGGGGGGGGGAGAGGGCAGTATTCTTTTGGTCTGAAAATTCTACTTTCAACTTTCTACCCACTTACTCTAGACTCTAGAGGTGCATGGCCCCTATGGCTCCTCCTCCTAAACGCCGTGCCTGAAATATACTaacaattttagataattttaaataataaatagagaataaagttttttaaaatacagtttattaCATTGGTAATgtttatggtaaaaaaaaaaacagtaaaaaaatatataattatgtataaattattacactaGTAGCAAGTCAAATTTAATCTACACATCCGATAAGCCAatcttaactaaattatttagtaatattaacataacctTTTTTACCTTGTATTAACAAgacaattaacaattatatttttgaaactattttaaaattcagaataccatatcatgaaataataatgtattatattgaagtttctataaataaatactacagTATTTTcacacttatttaaaaaatgagaaCAGTAtatgacttaaaattataagtttttaagtaattataaatggcaaataaatacacttaagaatacataaatacaatgaattattaatgttcATAATGGTTCATAACATTTGAAATTCCAGATGGatctatagtatataacaccctattgttttcttttttttttattttttgcaacATTTTCCTGGCTTCATTTACTCTTAATTTCCTTTCAgagatctataaaaatatatttaagtaaaaaataaattagtttaataagcaataaatatatacatttacctTGTTTTCAAGACTTGCaatagtttttgatttatacgcaattattgttgtaattttatgCATATCTtgatctttaataatattttggcagACAGAACACAAATCAATATCAGTTAGATGAGGTTCAAAATaaccaatacattcatcatgaTTATATCCATCATTACCAGAACATTGTTGAaagttatcaattttttttaaaagtgtttCCAGCTGAATCTTtgttttaataggtatattatgttggtATTTCTTGCCATACATTAGTATAGTTGGCACCAAGCTgttagaaaaattaacttttttcacAGTTTCCTTAAAATCATTTAGTTGACAAAAAACTGTTgagttttgtttattattatgtatactcgtCCAAGATACAGGTAGTGTAACAGTTTTAGAAACTTCGTAAATAAATCCGTTATCTTTTTCTTCAACTCTAGTATCATCTTCAGAATTGTTTTCATCAATTGTAAATTCTGAGATATTTGtactataatttgaattaaaatcatttggcATTgactttaatgaataatatgtatcaatgACTGGATTTCTTATTTCATGAGATTCAGATAATTCCAATAAATTAGGCTTATATATGGGAGAGATAGCTTTTATCATTTGATTGTTAATGAATTttggataaattaaattattggaaGACAATTGATTTGGTATATTTAAGGTTGAAACTGATTTCTGTTCATATTGTGTTGAATTATgttgtgatatattatacatggcaCTACTTGTGGATGGAGTACTAGGTATTAAAGAAACAGACGgataactattatttgtaGTTACAGAAgggttatgtttaattttgggTTGTAATGTAATTGACATAGAACTTTTAGCagaagtttttgaaaataaattaactgatGGTTCTATTGCTCTATTACTCTCAAATGGCTCCAAAGTAATTGACAGCGAACTGTTCGCTGTAATCTTCTTTAGTTTTTGATTGAGATTTGACATTTCAATGGACAAAGAATCATCAATAGAAGTTGGTGAAAGAGGtaaatcatcattattttcaattagttcaggttttatttttagttctgTAGTAGGAAAAGCACTAAATTCTGAGTTTACTGTACTTTGTTTTGGTGTTGTATCCCAGTTTTCTTCATACTGTATCAAGCtcgattgtaaattattatgcatagaATTATGAGTTTCAgttatttgttcaaaatttgTTTCTAATGAGTCAGAAATATCATCATTTGGTTCCATTTTTACCATTGAAAAATCAACAACAGGTTTTACAGGTTTTTCACTATTAGTCAGAGACGTATCAGACACATTGATGGGACATGTTTTTTCTGaacttgaattaataatagaacTGTTATCTGAAGTTGTtggatacatataataaacgttAGACATATTTTcagttagtattttttttaatattggctGTTTAGCATAGGATTTAACaacttctttattattatcaattgctGAGATCTGTTTATTTGTGTAGTGCTCATCATTAGATTGTAAATGAAAAGATAGAGAACTATTGGCTAAAATTTTTGGAAGTACTTCTATGAAGGATGGCTTGAAAGTATTTGATGTAGAAACGTTATCAATATTCTTTGAAAGATTATTAGTGTTTACAGTATTTGATTCTAATGTTGGATTTAAATCACAAGTTGAAACATAATTATGGGTGCCATTTGTAGCAGATGCATACACATTATCTTCATTTCCAGAAATATACATTGTCTCCGTAGTAGTATttgatttatctataaaacattgatatattaataaatagaattatagaattatgaaaataattattattcattttttttaaaaaacaatactgaaaataacttttaaacaatttataatattaattttaactaatttttgtaagaatattttacatacttattaaactgtttctgattttttttgttgacaaatgttttttattattattagcccttgatcttttttttctaCCTTCATATGTTTTCAATGGTAGAGCGTTAATTTCTAATTGCTTAGTAGTAGTTGCTGACtgtatagaattaaaatgCACAGGTAATGGCATAGCATCATCTACTAATGCTCTTACTACTCcttttatatcattaacatCCATTTGGGTAGGAATTATGTCTTGGGGTCTGAAATGATTGGCACAAATAGTGCTGTTCTTAACTAACTTTATGCCTAATATTGAACTCCAATTATCTAAAGAACCCtacaaaattaacaataaacattacaaattattttaaaataatatttataaatgattataaaagttaCCAGGTTTGGGTTGAAAAATTGAACATCAGGATTTTTAgacttttttgtatttacatcAGAATTAGTCATGCATCCTGGTACACAACACACAAGTTTACTAGTAttctaaattaacaaaataaaaattagattaatttataaataaatataatacaatattaagataacaaatcataaatccaaaataaataaaactaattctGTTcacaatagttatttttcaaaactgaaacttaataatagtttcaactttttgtttataattgttgtaaaCAATTACTATGATTGgtcaaaaacttgaaaattgtatacaaggtTCCTCATAACTTGCTCTTTTAGCAATCTAAATCTAAACTGAATTAAAAATCCACaggcacattttttttttttttttaatagacattTGATGATTGACAAAgttgtacatttaaataaaacataatggaAAGTCACTATTTTGTAGTTGAATGCACACTGTAATCGAGTAGGTTACTAtaatgaatgtgttaaatttaatttcaatgataaatcattgcataaGAAAAACATTTCAGAGTGAAGATTGTCAGTTAGCctatattaataggtaattaactttacaattgattttaatattattaatatggtgAGCATAATAGGGATAACTaagtaatagtttaaaattaatctaaatatcttaaaatgttattggggattgaaaaatataatcatttacttgaaaattttaagtctctacaaattataaaaaaacgagTTATAAGGAATcttgtactatatttttaatcgtttcATTATccataaaaatgaaacattttataaacttcaTCAATTTTATCAACTACAAATTCTTGCAATTTTGACAAACTGTgtcaaaatttaacttaaaatgttaaaaaaaaaattgtggcaaagtaattttattaattataaatagctaGAAGAACAACTTTTTTGTGTTGTACTTCTTTGTATTGAATttagtatatacacataagaaaaccaatatattcatcgctctattcagaatctaaaaattaaaaatctaaaatactacaaattattaactattatgttgtttccattattgtagttttttaaaacaaaaacgaaaattaaatactattgataattgttttttattgcaaCACAGTAACAGAAGTAAGACAAAAGACAATTATCAGGATGAAGTAGCTCAAGACATAAAGATGTGAAaagaaatttgttttgtagCCATGGTGGTCCAATGGCCTCTAATCCGGagaagaagaaaataaaaatgtattttatttataatttaatatgatattattaatgtataattaattaaatgttataccgTAGTGGAACAACCAACTTCATATGTAACATATTCAATAGGAGGTTGGTTAGTTTCTTCATTTTCACTATAATTTGAAGACAGAAAAGGTGAtttatccataaaaataaacccaTTATTGCTAGATGAACTTGTTGATGGAATATTTCTTTCATCTATTAAACTTGTATCTGTTAAAATTACACatcatattttagatatttaacttaactaatatttatttacattttttcagttatAGTCAGTATAAGGTGGTTAAAGATCtagaataattatacatatttaataaaaggcactacaaaattaaaatgtatttgtttttttacttattagctATCGACATTGTTGATATCTGAAAATATAGCTTACACatttcaatacaaaaaaaattgactatactattatattaattggaaAAAGCTAAAAGGACTAAACAGCAAGGGTTTTGACTAATTAACagcgtaattaattttttaatttttaggacaagaaatttatagaaatatcaaAAGGTAGGGGCTAATTATCTTTTTTGGGGGATTACAAGTGACAtgtaaaaaccttaaaaatcaACTAATCTTAGTTAAGTTTGGTATCTTGTAGGTCCTATGTATCAAAACCATTTGTTgttggtgattttttttttttgtattttaggaCTAGATTTCTTTAATATCCATCTATCCAGTGAtccatatgaaaattattattattattatatatatactattgagGCTATTCAGGAAGTCATGTCACtgagtataatgtattatgagaGTTCTTCATCTGtaataatgttgtatacattattgttgtttaaattttaaaattttgttattgatgataaaattttaactttattgttTCTTTTCATTTAGTTATTTCCAGATATTTGCTGAAGATATACACAATGaggtttgtttaaaaatatttgttagatatttataagattataatttattctctttattttatatttttttaaactataatattatatgtatttttttttttttttggtttattcTAGGCCATGTAGGCCCATTGCCGTTTTTGCTATCTTCCTCCATGTTTCTCTGTGCTCTGCCAGTTCTTCTCCATTTATAACTTCCAACATCCTAAAGTCTTCCTTGACTCGGTCCTCTCATTGATGTCTAGGCCTTCCTCTCGGTTGACTTTTGTTCGATTTCTATTTCGTTATGGTCAATAAAATGTGGTCTTTTGCTCTCCATCTTATTCTTTGGTTCTTAAGTGTGGCAGTTATATTGGActcgttaaataaaatattcagttctctgatcttattttataaccacCTTCTTCATTTCTCTTTGGTCTACATATTTTACGCAGGATTTTTCTttcaaatatcattaatttattttcgtcaGATTTGGTAGATGCCCATGCTCCACATGCATACAGTACAATTGGTCTGACAAGggtcttataatataaccttatttttgttcttcttgataattttttagatttaaatagttGGACTAATGAGCAATAGCATTTGTTGCCAGCTatgattcttctatttattTCTTTGTGGCTATTTGCCCGCGAGTTTATATCTACTCCTAGGTACTTAAATTTCGAAGAAACTCTTTCAAATGACATGtcttttattgttatagagTTTTGCGGGTATTCTCTCCTAGATACCATCATGAATTTGGTTTTGTCTTTATTAATGATAAGTCAAATCGTTTCCGCTTCCTCACTTAGAATTTTAGTTGTTCTCTTCAGACTGTCCTCTGTCTCTCCTACTGTCTTTATGTCATATGCGTATGTGGCCAATACGATCTGTTTCCCTTGTCCTATATTTAGACCTTGTGGCTCTCTTTCCAGAATTCTTCTAACTACCGACTCCAACGCGATATTGAATAAGACGGGAGACAGAGCATCAACCTGTCTTACCCCTGTATTCACTGTTAACTCCTCTGATATTGAGTTGAACTTCACGTTGCACCTTGAGTTTAGTATACATGCTTTCACTATTCTAATGAGTTTTGCTGGTATTTTTAGATGGATCATTACGTTCCATATTGTACTTCTTACTATCCAGTCGTAGGATTGTTTGAAGTCTATAAATAGAaggtacacatttttatcaaattcatGACTCTTCTtcgttatttgtttaataccaTGTATTTGGTCAGTGGTGGATTTTCCAGTTTTAAAACCTGCTGATAatcttctattatatttttagcataCAGTTTtagtctatttaaaattatgttcgaGAGAACTTTATACGATGTGTTGAGTAAGGATATACCCCTGTAGTTTTTACAATCTATTATATCtcctttttataaattgggTACATTACTGAGATCTGCCATGGTTTTGGTATTGTTTCTTCtttccatattttatttatcagttgTTTTAGGTTCATCATTATGGTACTTCCTCCTTTCTTTAAAAGTTCCGACATTATTGAATCTTCTCTAGGTGCCTTTCCTCCATTAAGCATTTTGACTGCCATTTTAACTTCTTACAATGAGGGTTCTTCTAAGTATTGCTCTACTgtgacaatattatcattgctCGTTTCTGTTCGGGTTGATACATTCAATATTTCCTCGAAGACCTTTTTGAATTCTTTTGTTACTTCTTTTTTATCAGTAATTAAAGTTCCCTCgtcatttttcattattattgatcttggtttaaatctgtttttaaTCTCGTTTGCCTTTCAAAGAATagttttgtattatgtttGGTGGTTTCTATTCTTGcttttttccatatttttttgttttttctaattatctgttttgtttttctttgttttaagGCTAGATTCCGTTTATTGGCTTCACTTCGATCTCTTAGAATTATTGTTCTTGCATTGTCTCTTTCTACCATGGCGatcttacatttttcattaaaccATTCATTTATTAGTCGTTTTCCTTGAAAAAGGATGTGATACAATGTGGTACACATGGTGGTCAGGTAAAGCTcgtcaaattttttatttttacatcaaaACATAAGAAGTTttaagtgttaaaaaaaagaaaaagtttaaacattactacattttataacataataaaaatttgtacttaaataaatttgataccTGATCTAttcttatagaatattaatttatacataaaacgattaaaataaaataaaataacaaattattcatttatttcttaccattatctaaaaataatgttggaACAGCATCATATCTTAATCTGTTCTGCTTTTTTGAATTCATGAAACAATCATCTTTAAAATGTTGGCCGCATACTTTTAaagtactttttaattttttagtaggaTCTACGCCTTCTATTCCACATTTTTCAAACCAAAGTTTTCTCATGTTGAAATTTTTAGGGTAGCCAAAGAAACTGAGATTTTTTGAATACCTGTttctacaatttttaacaGAACAGCGTATTCCACTTCCCGAACTGTGatcctttaaaatttaaacatattattcaataaaaaaatcaatattaattaatattagaaacAGTTTAGGTTCATTGACAAATGCTTTGAAGAAATCTGAAAAAGAACATAACGATGTTTCTAACTACCATCTAATAGTTTTGTTTAGTTATAGTTCAAACTTTTTGAAAGGAACATAACCAatagaatctaaaaattaataaaaaacaaactttcTAATTAACAAGCTGGATTCAAAGAGAAGTATTCACTTTGCAAGTAAGTACTGGACTTGACTTCatacataaaatctaaatttcatGAATACCTTAAAATTGGTTACTGTCTTTGTAGACGTATAATCTGCCTGTAATATCTTGTTCATTAAGGATATCATATTGCGAAAAagattattctaaaattatgtcAAGATATTTCAAACAGGAAGttaataaatcttattaaCAATATGTTGATAAATAGGAACTTGATAGCTATTCTAGACTCTAGgtcaataaaaagtatatggaAAACAACACTCAATGATAGATTACAATAAGGTTTGGAACCAGCCAAATAACCATTTAACCTCTATGTACACAATATGTTGGAAATTACATTatctgttataaatttaaaaagataattaatattatataatattttgttagcttcatttataaaagtgtactttttatttaaaactaattaatattttaaaacaaacttaagggttaccatattttttttgaataatttttataggaaAAATCCCAGGGTCAGTTACTAGTTTTACTATCCTGTAACTGAAATATGGTATACAAAGGTCAGCAATCTacgaaatacttttataaagcaaaaatttatgtttaaactaaatactataaattaagaGTAACCAAATAAATTATCGATGAACGTGATCATCAATATTGGTAATAATCTATctaggaaaataatttaaaaatagatattgacAGATCAGTAATGTTCATGTTATCTAATCAgtgattttatttgtacaaatgTATGGTTGACCGACAATTTAGTCAAATTAAAACTTGACGTCCGTTATAGGTACACATAC contains the following coding sequences:
- the LOC113560308 gene encoding putative uncharacterized protein DDB_G0291812; translated protein: MHKCIVCGNASQNTKYTRPELIYHTFPKNEYRRRKWLKVFGFTQCHDWHRICSDHFLEKDYKLGEKRLLWPHTIPQPFDQNYNDDNFSNNTLNDDGQISNNECLPMNQNLVIDDQIEEIVVNNFESPRRSSRKIKLTTTNEDMSYENMPRLQTERYEKRVPTYIPNDSPNDTANENNQSVQVPAYQDHSSGSGIRCSVKNCRNRYSKNLSFFGYPKNFNMRKLWFEKCGIEGVDPTKKLKSTLKVCGQHFKDDCFMNSKKQNRLRYDAVPTLFLDNDTSLIDERNIPSTSSSSNNGFIFMDKSPFLSSNYSENEETNQPPIEYVTYEVGCSTTNTSKLVCCVPGCMTNSDVNTKKSKNPDVQFFNPNLGSLDNWSSILGIKLVKNSTICANHFRPQDIIPTQMDVNDIKGVVRALVDDAMPLPVHFNSIQSATTTKQLEINALPLKTYEGRKKRSRANNNKKHLSTKKIRNSLINKSNTTTETMYISGNEDNVYASATNGTHNYVSTCDLNPTLESNTVNTNNLSKNIDNVSTSNTFKPSFIEVLPKILANSSLSFHLQSNDEHYTNKQISAIDNNKEVVKSYAKQPILKKILTENMSNVYYMYPTTSDNSSIINSSSEKTCPINVSDTSLTNSEKPVKPVVDFSMVKMEPNDDISDSLETNFEQITETHNSMHNNLQSSLIQYEENWDTTPKQSTVNSEFSAFPTTELKIKPELIENNDDLPLSPTSIDDSLSIEMSNLNQKLKKITANSSLSITLEPFESNRAIEPSVNLFSKTSAKSSMSITLQPKIKHNPSVTTNNSYPSVSLIPSTPSTSSAMYNISQHNSTQYEQKSVSTLNIPNQLSSNNLIYPKFINNQMIKAISPIYKPNLLELSESHEIRNPVIDTYYSLKSMPNDFNSNYSTNISEFTIDENNSEDDTRVEEKDNGFIYEVSKTVTLPVSWTSIHNNKQNSTVFCQLNDFKETVKKVNFSNSLVPTILMYGKKYQHNIPIKTKIQLETLLKKIDNFQQCSGNDGYNHDECIGYFEPHLTDIDLCSVCQNIIKDQDMHKITTIIAYKSKTIASLENKISERKLRVNEARKMLQKIKKKENNRVLYTIDPSGISNVMNHYEH